Genomic segment of Chloroflexota bacterium:
AGCGGCCCTGCCCGCGTAGGCCGCGCGGGACAGCGCGGTCCCGGCGACGAGTGCCCGCCGGCCCCCGCCGGCATGGTCCCTGCTGAGACTGACGGTGGTGTCGTTGTAGCGCGTGTGTCGAAAACCCGCCGCCTCGTTCGACGTTCTTGATGAGCGCCGACTGTTCGCCTTGAAGGCCGACGAGTGTGGCGCGGCACAACATCCCCACCGGGAGGGCGTAGCCCCATGCGAATGATCTTTGTGAACCTGCCCGTGAAGAACCTGACGGCGTCGCGGGACTTCTTCGACGCGCTGGGCTTCAGCTTCAATCCGGAGTACTCCAACGAGAAGGCCGCCTGCATGATCGTGGACGAGAACATCTTCGTCATGCTGCTGACCGAGCCGTTCTTTCAGGGCTTCATCAACGGCGAGATCGCCGACGCGACGAAGACGACTGAGGTGTTGACGTGCCTCTCGGCCAGCAGCCCCGAGGAGGTCGACAGCCTGATCTCGAAGGCGCTGGCGGCCGGCGGCAAGCCCTGGAAGCCGACCTCCGCGCAGGGACCGATGTACGGGGGCAGCTTCCAGGATCTCGACGGGCACGTGTGGGAGCTGATGCACATGGCGCAAGCCGAGTAGGCGGTAGACGGAGTCGGGCGAGCCCTTCACCTTGCTCGCGGGCTCGCTTCCCTCAGCGCACCCGGGCGAACTTCTGGAACGTGTGGCAGTCGGCCGGAGTATCGCCCCGGCTGACGCCGAAGGTGTAGGTCACTTCCCCGACGTACAGGCTGCCCGCGCTGTCGAGCGCCAGGCTGTGCGGCGCGCAGAGCAGCCCGGGATCGCAGCGGTTCGGGCCGCCCCAGCGCGAGAGGACGCTGCCGTCCGGGGCCAGCACGCTGATGCGGGCCGGCGCGTCCACCTCGTTACGGCCCAGCCGCTGCGACACCTCCCCGACCCGCCGCCACAGCTCGGCCACGTAGACCACGCCATCAGCATCGATCTGGAGCTGCGTCGGCCGCTGGGTGTCCAGCCACTCGGCCAGGAAGTCGCCGTCTGCCGTGAAGATCTGGATGCGGTCGTTCTCGCGGTCGGCCACGAAGACGCGCCCATCCGGATGGACCGCGATGCCGTGGGGCAGGTTGAACTGCCCCGGCCCGAGGCCCGGCTCGCCCCAGGACTGCTTGAGCGTGCCGTCAGCCGCGAACCGGTGCACCCGCGCATTCCCGTAGCCGTCGGAGACGTAGAAGTCAGCGCCCGCGCCGCCCGGCGCAAACGCGAGATTCGTCGGGCGGTTGAATGGCGGCCCACCGCGCTCGATCGAGTCGAGGAGCGTCGAGCCGGAGATGCCCGGCTGTGGCCCGATGTAGCCGGTGTCGGATGGCTCGCCCTCATGCCCGAGCGTCAGCAGCACCTCACCGTCTGGCGTGAACTTCTTGACGGTGTGGTTGCCGTCGTCCACGCACCAGACCGCGCCATCTGGCCCGATGGTGATGCCGTGTGCGCTGCCATGCGGCCGGTCCTGAAAACGGCCTTCGCCCCAGGAGCGGATGAAGCGGCCGTCACGGTCGTAGACGATGACGCGCGGCGTGCCGCGGGTGTAGAGGTAGACGCGGTCCTCGGCGTCCGTGGCCACGCCGGCCACGTCGGCGTGCGTCCACCCGCCCGGCAGCTGCTCCCAGCCCTCAACAACGGTGTAGCGG
This window contains:
- a CDS encoding VOC family protein; translation: MRMIFVNLPVKNLTASRDFFDALGFSFNPEYSNEKAACMIVDENIFVMLLTEPFFQGFINGEIADATKTTEVLTCLSASSPEEVDSLISKALAAGGKPWKPTSAQGPMYGGSFQDLDGHVWELMHMAQAE